One genomic window of Coffea eugenioides isolate CCC68of chromosome 1, Ceug_1.0, whole genome shotgun sequence includes the following:
- the LOC113777487 gene encoding (+)-neomenthol dehydrogenase-like, with product MAVDDIGSPVRYAVVTGANKGIGLETVRQLATAGVTVILTARNENRGKEATSKLHQSGLSNVVFHQLDVLDTESIKSLAKFIETEFGRFDILVNNAGASGVVVDEDGLRALNVDPANWLAGKAVNVVQDVIKTTYEAAQLCLDTNYYGVKNVTEALLPLVQRSTSGARIVNISSLRSELKRIPDDQRRKELGDIDSLTEEKINAILQQFLHDLKHDALEANGWQKMLPAYSISKTSLNAYTRVLAKKYPDMCINCVHPGFVKTDINWNTGIMTVEEGAAGPVMLALLPQGGPTGSYFDTTKLAEF from the exons ATGGCAGTTGATGATATAGGTTCTCCTGTCAG GTATGCAGTTGTAACCGGGGCCAATAAGGGCATCGGCCTGGAGACTGTCCGGCAGCTTGCAACTGCAGGTGTAACTGTCATTTTAACAGCTAGGAACGAGAACAGGGGGAAGGAGGCCACTTCGAAGCTACACCAATCAGGTTTATCAAATGTAGTCTTCCATCAGCTTGATGTTCTAGACACAGAGAGCATAAAATCATTGGCCAAATTCATAGAAACAGAATTTGGAAGATTTGACATTTTG GTAAACAATGCAGGAGCTTCAGGAGTTGTAGTTGATGAAGATGGCCTACGGGCCTTAAACGTAGATCCTGCAAACTGG CTAGCAGGGAAGGCTGTTAACGTTGTACAAGACGTTATCAAAACTACCTATGAGGCGGCACAATTATGTCTAGATACTAACTACTATGGTGTTAAGAATGTAACTGAAGCTCTGCTTCCACTGGTACAACGTTCGACTTCAGGAGCAAGGATAGTTAATATCTCTTCCCTAAGGAGTGAACTGAAG AGGATTCCAGATGATCAAAGGAGAAAAGAACTTGGGGATATTGACTCTCTAACAGAAGAGAAAATTAATGCAATTCTGCAACAATTTTTACACGACTTGAAGCATGATGCTCTTGAAGCCAATGGATGGCAAAAGATGCTACCAGCTTACAGCATATCAAAGACCTCGCTTAACGCCTATACTAGAGTTCTAGCAAAGAAGTACCCTGATATGTGCATCAACTGTGTCCATCCTGGATTTGTAAAGACAGATATTAACTGGAACACGGGAATAATGACAGTGGAAGAAGGAGCTGCAGGCCCTGTAATGCTGGCTCTTCTACCTCAAGGAGGTCCTACTGGTAGTTACTTTGATACAACAAAGTTGGCAGAGTTTTGA
- the LOC113777667 gene encoding uncharacterized protein LOC113777667 gives MKKIPLLLMGCGGVGRQLLHHIVSCRPLHSKQGIRLRVVGVCDSNSLVLALDVSTKELDDASLMEVCRIKSSGSSLHSLSNFGDCQVFSGQEVVKKAIDIADRFGKSTGLAFVDCSASSKTVEVLNQVADLGCCVVLANKKPLTASLEAYDKLVSHPRRIRHESTVGAGLPVIASLNRMISCGDPIHCIIGSLSGTLGYVMSELENGKPFSKVVNAAKSLGYTEPDPRDDLSGMDVARKGLILARLLGHRLSLENIKIESLYPLEMAPNVLPVEDFLVNGLPLLDKDIQDRITKASSKGKVLRYVCLIENNRCEVGIQELEKDSPLGRLRGSDNLLEIYSRCYREQPLVIQGAGAGNDTTAAGVLADILDIQDLFS, from the exons atgaagaaaataccATTGCTTCTGATGGGCTGTGGTGGTGTTGGCCGCCAACTCCTCCACCACATTGTTTCCTGTCGGCCCCTTCACTCCAAACAG GGCATAAGGTTGAGAGTAGTGGGAGTTTGTGACAGCAATTCTTTGGTTTTAGCATTAGATGTTTCCACAAAAGAATTGGATGATGCATCTTTAATGGAAGTTTGCAGGATTAAGTCCAGCGGATCATCTTTGCATTCACTCAGTAATTTTG gTGATTGCCAAGTGTTTTCTGGTCAGGAAGTTGTAAAAAAAGCCATTGACATTGCTGATCGATTTGGTAAATCAACAG GTTTGGCATTTGTTGATTGCTCTGCCAGTTCCAAGACTGTTGAAGTGCTAAACCAGGTGGCAGATTTGGGTTGTTGTGTGGTGCTTGCCAACAAGAAGCCACTTACTGCTTCTTTG GAAGCCTATGACAAGCTGGTGTCACACCCTCGTCGCATCAGGCACGAGTCAACT GTTGGTGCTGGCCTTCCTGTTATAGCATCATTAAATCGTATGATTTCTTGTGGAGATCCCATCCATTGCATTATTGGCAGTTTGAGTG GTACACTTGGATATGTAATGTCTGAACTTGAGAATGGAAAGCCATTTAGCAAGGTTGTAAATGCTGCAAAAAGCCTTGGCTACACTGAACCAG ATCCTCGAGATGATCTCAGTGGAATGGATGTTGCAAGGAag GGTTTAATCCTTGCTCGACTTCTTGGTCATCGGCTTAGCTTGGAAAACATCAAG ATTGAAAGCTTGTACCCCTTAGAAATGGCACCTAATGTGCTGCCTGTGGAGGACTTTTTGGTGAATGGCCTTCCTTTGCTCGACAAGGACATTCAAGATAGGATCACAAAAGCTTCTTCTAAGGGGAAGGTTCTCCGTTATGTTTGTTTGATAGAGAACAACAG GTGTGAAGTTGGTATTCAAGAACTTGAAAAAGATTCTCCATTAGGAAGACTGAGAGGAAGTGACAATTTG TTGGAGATATATAGTCGCTGTTACAGGGAACAGCCATTGGTTATTCAAGGTGCTGGAGCAGGAAATGACACCACTGCAGCAGGAGTGCTTGCTGATATTCTTGATATTCAAGATCTATTTTCTTGA
- the LOC113771318 gene encoding glycine-rich cell wall structural protein 1-like — MLARFQSSFENIESLLKKLHWISVSSAIRLLIITTRKSLSTTNQQSFSLLFPTVSIRGADGGAGIGGGAGSGGAAGGGVGGANGGAGVGGGAGGGGAARGGAGGGVGGGAGAGASVGGAGGGGGVGGSAGGGAGGGIGGGAGGGAGGGVGGGVGGGAGGGVGGGARGGVGKGAGGGAGGGKRGGADGGFGKGGGIGGGAGGGFGAGGGFGGGHRGFGKGGGVGAGGGFGGRTSPRIGRRKL, encoded by the exons ATGTTGGCAAGATTCCAATCGAGTTTTGAGAATATTGAGTCTTTATTGAAGAAGCTCCACTGGATTTCGGTTTCCTCTGCTATTCGGCTACTGATTATCACCACTCGAAAATCCCTTTCCACTACAAACCAGCAGagcttttcccttcttttcccaACTGTTTCGATAC GAGGTGCCGATGGTGGTGCTGGAATTGGAGGAGGTGCAGGTAGTGGTGGTGCTGCTGGAGGCGGCGTTGGAGGTGCTAATGGAGGAGCTGGAGTTGGAGGAGGTGCAGGTGGTGGTGGTGCCGCTAGAGGTGGCGCTGGAGGAGGTGTAGGTGGTGGTGCTGGGGCTGGAGCTAGTGTTGGAGGAgcaggtggtggtggtggagttGGAGGCAGTGCAGGTGGTGGTGCTGGAGGTGGCATTGGAGGAGGTGCAGGGGGTGGAGCTGGTGGAGGAGTAGGTGGTGGTGTAGGTGGTGGGGCTG GTGGAGGTGTAGGAGGAGGAGCCCGAGGAGGCGTTGGCAAAGGTGCTGGAGGTGGGGCCGGTGGCGGAAAAAGGGGTGGAGCAGATGGTGGCTTTGGGAAAGGTGGAGGTATAGGAGGTGGTGCAGGTGGTGGTTTTGGGGCTGGAGGAGGTTTTGGTGGAGGGCATAGGGGATTTGGTAAGGGTGGAGGAGTTGGCGCGGGCGGTGGATTCGGAGGCCGGACTAGTCCTAGAATTGGACGTCGCAAATTGTGA
- the LOC113776803 gene encoding prolyl-tRNA synthetase associated domain-containing protein 1, whose amino-acid sequence MGYSKDQLIARLKELQIDFDQYEHPVVLTVEEQAKYVGHLDAALSKNLFLKDKKSRFYIVSALSNTKVDMKILSQRLGLGKGGLRMAPEEALGEILQVPRGCVTPFALVNESARSVSLLLDQGLKTQGHCFFHPLSNDVTISLNARDLDKFLNSIGKPPAYVDLEANPPVGKDQPPDLAAFVPSDATILPDNLEKTASSVAPENNHISADIKSKVVTDKPNKPPNGPKNEKSTNAPAVSASFSDPEKFVEEILEKTSRVVLSEIKGEAIKQHGDQLGSVVSNSIRRQLTAELKNIATIFKNTAYTEGFHASNHQQPKRS is encoded by the exons ATGGGTTATTCCAAAGACCAGCTGATAGCTCGTTTAAAG gagCTTCAAATTGATTTTGACCAATATGAGCATCCAGTTGTATTGACGGTTGAAGAGCAG GCAAAATATGTAGGGCATTTGGATGCTGCATTGAGTAAAAATCTATTCTTGAAG GACAAGAAATCCAGGTTTTATATTGTTTCTGCACTGTCAAATACCAAAGTGGACATGAAAA TTTTATCACAGAGGCTTGGTCTAGGAAAAGGAGGGTTGAGGATGGCTCCTGAAGAAGCACTTGGAGAGATACTTCAG GTACCTCGGGGTTGTGTTACTCCATTTGCACTTGTAAATGAATCTGCTAG GAGCGTTTCTCTACTGTTAGACCAAGGATTGAAAACCCAGGGGCACTGTTTCTTCCATCCGCTATCTAATGATGTGACAATAT CTCTTAACGCCCGAGATCTTGATAAGTTTCTGAATTCAATTGGAAAGCCGCCTGCCTATGTTGATCTGGAG GCTAATCCTCCCGTAGGAAAGGATCAACCTCCTGATCTAGCTGCTTTTGTTCCATCTGATGCAACTATCCTGCCAGATAATCTGGAGAAAACAGCTTCCTCTGTAGCTCCTGAAAATAATCATATTAGTGCGGATATCAAATCAAAAGTAGTTACAG ATAAACCAAATAAGCCACCAAATGGTCCAAAAAACGAGAAATCCACTAATGCCCCTGCTGTGTCAGCCTCCTTCAGTGATCCTGAAAAATTTGTGGAAGAAATTCTAGAGAAGACATCTCGCGTGGTTCTTTCAGAG ATTAAGGGTGAGGCTATCAAGCAACATGGAGATCAACTTGGCTCTGTAGTATCGAACAGTATCAGGAGGCAGCTTACGGCGGAATTGAAGAACATTGCT ACAATTTTCAAGAACACTGCTTACACAGAAGGTTTTCATGCTAGTAATCACCAGCAGCCGAAGCGATCATGA